From a single Candidatus Brevundimonas phytovorans genomic region:
- the petA gene encoding ubiquinol-cytochrome c reductase iron-sulfur subunit, whose amino-acid sequence MAESVVNAEGPDGQHGGGDATRRDFIHIAAGAAAVGAGVMVAWPLINQMNPAADTLALASIEFDLTKVQEGQQVVIKWQGKPVFVRYRTPAELKRVIADDHAPDLKEPQTDAERTKPGHEKYLVVIGSCTHLGCVPTFGSGDYGGWFCPCHGSHYDASGRIRKGPAPKNLVVPTYDYVSDTRVKIG is encoded by the coding sequence GTGGCCGAATCGGTCGTGAATGCTGAAGGGCCTGATGGCCAACACGGGGGCGGCGACGCCACCCGCCGCGATTTCATCCACATCGCAGCCGGCGCCGCCGCAGTCGGTGCGGGCGTGATGGTGGCCTGGCCGCTGATCAACCAGATGAACCCCGCCGCCGACACCCTGGCCCTGGCGTCGATCGAATTCGATCTGACCAAGGTTCAGGAAGGCCAGCAGGTCGTCATCAAGTGGCAGGGCAAGCCCGTCTTCGTGCGCTACCGCACGCCGGCCGAGCTGAAGCGCGTCATCGCCGATGACCACGCCCCGGACCTGAAGGAGCCCCAGACGGACGCCGAGCGCACCAAGCCCGGCCACGAGAAGTATCTCGTCGTCATCGGGTCCTGCACCCACCTGGGCTGCGTTCCGACCTTTGGTTCGGGCGACTACGGCGGCTGGTTCTGCCCCTGCCACGGCTCGCACTACGACGCCTCGGGCCGTATCCGTAAGGGCCCGGCGCCGAAGAACCTGGTGGTGCCGACCTACGACTACGTGTCCGACACCCGCGTGAAAATCGGCTGA